One Cellulomonas sp. NS3 genomic region harbors:
- a CDS encoding DUF1028 domain-containing protein, with translation MTFSIVARDDRTGAVGVATASFVLAVGARVPVVVPGAGAAVVQGGAPQSLRPTIRRRLEQGVSAQELIDGLEAAGLPPDAQVAVVDAQGRTASHSGADLEPYVEAVHGVGVCAVANLMEREHVPEASVTAFVDSMARGPLAPALLDALTRSDELGGDVRGRMSAALLVAERDELQDLRVDQDRAPIERLSSLHRAHRAHAVLARTLREHGSYADLVAVGEALRMAPEDPVCLGAQVLALLRAGRVDEAVAPARVLVRLEPAAIGRLRRSAGNGALEEAATEQLISLVRTSPEVAG, from the coding sequence ATGACGTTCTCGATCGTGGCCCGGGACGACCGGACGGGCGCGGTCGGGGTCGCGACCGCGAGCTTCGTCCTGGCAGTAGGGGCCCGCGTGCCGGTCGTCGTGCCGGGCGCCGGTGCAGCCGTCGTCCAGGGCGGGGCACCGCAGAGCCTCCGGCCGACGATCCGCCGTCGCCTCGAGCAGGGTGTGTCGGCGCAGGAGCTCATCGACGGCCTGGAGGCCGCCGGTCTCCCACCTGATGCGCAGGTCGCGGTCGTCGACGCACAAGGCCGCACCGCGAGCCACTCCGGTGCCGATCTCGAGCCGTACGTCGAAGCCGTGCACGGCGTCGGGGTGTGCGCGGTGGCGAACCTGATGGAACGCGAGCACGTGCCGGAGGCGAGCGTCACCGCGTTCGTGGACAGCATGGCGCGTGGACCGCTGGCACCCGCACTGCTCGACGCGTTGACCCGCTCGGACGAGCTCGGCGGTGACGTGCGGGGCCGGATGTCGGCTGCGCTGCTGGTCGCAGAACGCGACGAGCTCCAGGATCTGCGCGTGGACCAGGACCGGGCGCCGATCGAGAGGCTCAGCTCGCTGCACCGCGCGCACCGAGCCCACGCGGTGCTCGCGCGCACCCTCCGGGAGCACGGCTCCTACGCGGACCTCGTGGCCGTCGGGGAGGCGCTCCGCATGGCGCCCGAGGACCCCGTCTGTCTCGGAGCCCAGGTGCTGGCGTTGCTGCGCGCCGGCCGCGTCGACGAGGCCGTCGCCCCGGCACGGGTGCTGGTCCGTCTGGAACCCGCCGCGATCGGGCGTCTCCGCCGCTCGGCGGGCAACGGCGCTCTGGAGGAGGCCGCGACCGAACAGCTGATCTCGCTGGTGAGGACGTCGCCCGAGGTGGCCGGCTGA
- a CDS encoding ribonuclease Z — translation MRELVVLGTSSNVPTRTRNHNGYLLRWDGAPHGDGILFDPGEGTQRQLTHAGVPATAITRICLTHVHGDHCYGLPGVLSRMVLDGVQRPVELHYPASGEDVVRALVGLATPGLDLRLRPHGGPGEVAAGLEVVALRHRIETYGYRLVEPDGRSLVPERLAAAGITGPDVGRLQREGELRSVRLADVSVPRRGQSVAVVMDTAECAGAEQLSDGVDLLLVESTFGADTAELAETYLHLTAAQAGALAARSGARTTVLTHFSSRYVDVAPLLEQARAAAPGAQITAADDLDRVPLPPRRPHDA, via the coding sequence GTGCGTGAGCTCGTCGTCCTCGGCACGTCGTCCAACGTGCCGACCCGGACCCGCAACCACAACGGCTACCTGCTGCGCTGGGACGGCGCGCCGCACGGGGACGGCATCCTGTTCGACCCGGGTGAGGGCACCCAGCGCCAACTCACGCACGCGGGCGTCCCGGCCACGGCGATCACCCGCATCTGCCTCACGCACGTGCACGGCGACCACTGCTACGGCCTGCCGGGCGTGCTCTCGCGCATGGTCCTCGACGGGGTGCAGCGTCCCGTCGAGCTGCACTACCCGGCGTCGGGCGAGGACGTGGTCCGAGCGCTCGTCGGGCTCGCGACGCCCGGGCTCGACCTGCGGCTGCGCCCGCACGGCGGGCCCGGCGAGGTGGCCGCGGGGCTCGAGGTCGTCGCGCTGCGGCACCGGATCGAGACGTACGGGTACCGGCTCGTCGAGCCCGACGGGCGCTCGCTCGTCCCGGAACGGCTCGCCGCCGCGGGGATCACCGGGCCGGACGTCGGCCGGCTGCAGCGCGAGGGCGAGCTGCGCAGCGTGCGCCTGGCGGACGTGAGCGTGCCGCGGCGCGGGCAGAGCGTCGCCGTCGTGATGGACACCGCGGAGTGCGCGGGCGCCGAGCAGCTGTCCGACGGCGTGGACCTGCTGCTCGTCGAGAGCACGTTCGGGGCGGACACCGCGGAGCTCGCCGAGACGTACCTGCACCTCACGGCGGCGCAGGCGGGTGCCCTCGCGGCGCGGTCCGGCGCGCGGACGACCGTGCTCACGCACTTCTCGTCGCGGTACGTGGACGTCGCGCCGCTGCTGGAGCAGGCCCGGGCGGCTGCTCCCGGGGCGCAGATCACGGCCGCCGACGACCTCGACCGCGTGCCGCTCCCGCCCCGGCGCCCGCACGACGCCTGA
- a CDS encoding TraR/DksA family transcriptional regulator encodes MTDDAARTGAHGAAAGAPASSEPFDARAVLTVLRAGLVGRLGELTGSFDELVAASADSNADDEHDPEGATIAFERSQLDTIVRHVRHQLAETDAALGRVEAGTYGVCEVCGRRVPVARLEARPVARTCVGCAA; translated from the coding sequence ATGACCGACGACGCGGCACGGACCGGGGCGCACGGCGCGGCGGCCGGCGCACCCGCGTCGTCCGAGCCGTTCGACGCCCGCGCGGTGCTCACCGTCCTGCGCGCCGGGCTCGTCGGGCGGCTCGGCGAGCTCACGGGCTCGTTCGACGAGCTCGTCGCCGCCTCGGCGGACTCCAACGCGGACGACGAGCACGACCCCGAGGGCGCGACGATCGCGTTCGAGCGCTCGCAGCTCGACACGATCGTCCGGCACGTGCGTCACCAGCTCGCCGAGACCGACGCCGCGCTCGGACGCGTCGAGGCGGGGACCTACGGCGTGTGCGAGGTCTGCGGACGGCGCGTCCCGGTGGCCCGGCTCGAGGCGCGCCCGGTGGCCCGGACGTGCGTAGGGTGCGCGGCCTGA
- a CDS encoding ChaB family protein — MPKTTRAGKPKQSELPETLKRSDAKAQRTFTKTYDSAAEEYDGDEERAHRVAYAALKHTHEKVGDHWDPKDEHGPSDPQAEGGAGTDRPTAGGVDANASKQHLYDLAKRLDVPGRSSMTKAELVEAIQKANDRASRRAREGS, encoded by the coding sequence ATGCCGAAGACGACCCGCGCGGGCAAGCCCAAGCAGAGCGAGCTCCCCGAGACGCTCAAGCGCTCCGACGCGAAGGCCCAGCGCACGTTCACCAAGACCTACGACTCGGCCGCCGAGGAGTACGACGGCGACGAGGAGCGCGCGCACCGCGTCGCGTACGCCGCGCTCAAGCACACGCACGAGAAGGTCGGCGACCACTGGGATCCCAAGGACGAGCACGGGCCGTCCGACCCGCAGGCCGAGGGCGGCGCTGGTACGGACCGGCCGACCGCGGGTGGTGTCGACGCGAACGCGAGCAAGCAGCACCTGTACGACCTCGCGAAGCGGCTCGACGTGCCCGGGCGCTCGTCGATGACCAAGGCCGAGCTCGTCGAGGCGATCCAGAAGGCGAACGACCGCGCGTCCCGACGCGCCCGTGAGGGTTCGTGA
- a CDS encoding NAD(P)/FAD-dependent oxidoreductase: protein MTAAGRPAPHHVVVIGSGFGGLFATKGLAHDPVKVTVLASTGHHLFQPLLYQVATGVLSQGEIAPATRDVLRRQRNARVLLGTVTDIDLQSRVVTSRSPGGTTTTSYDSLVVAAGAGQSYFGNDEFAAHAPGLKSIDDALELRGRIFGAFELAELSRDPAEVRRLLTFVVVGAGPTGVEMAGQIAELAHRALADSFRHIDPRHARIVLADAAPAVLPTFPEKLGRAAARRLEDLGVEVMLDAKVVGLDGTGVDLEAPDGSRSRVEGRCTVWAAGVAASPLGARLAEQSGAETDRAGRVRVEPDCTLPGHPEVFVVGDLMALDLPGVAQVAMQSGEHAAGQIRRRLRGEPTGQPFAYRDKGSMATVSRFHAVAQVGSFQTAGFVAWVLWLAVHLVYLVGFKNRLTTLLHWTVSFVGRGRSERTATLQQVLGRRALGEHERALGDQQPATTPRPGGPGAAGET, encoded by the coding sequence GTGACCGCCGCGGGCCGCCCCGCGCCCCACCACGTCGTCGTGATCGGCTCCGGCTTCGGCGGGCTGTTCGCCACGAAGGGGCTCGCGCACGACCCCGTGAAGGTCACGGTGCTCGCGAGCACCGGCCACCACCTGTTCCAGCCGCTGCTCTACCAGGTCGCCACCGGCGTGCTGTCGCAGGGCGAGATCGCCCCGGCCACGCGCGACGTGCTGCGTCGCCAGCGCAACGCCCGGGTGCTGCTCGGCACGGTCACCGACATCGACCTGCAGAGCCGGGTCGTGACGTCCCGCTCACCGGGCGGCACGACCACGACGTCCTACGACAGCCTCGTCGTCGCGGCCGGCGCCGGGCAGTCGTACTTCGGGAACGACGAGTTCGCGGCGCACGCGCCCGGGCTCAAGAGCATCGACGACGCGCTCGAGCTGCGCGGGCGGATCTTCGGCGCGTTCGAGCTCGCGGAGCTCAGCCGCGACCCCGCGGAGGTGCGCCGCCTGCTGACCTTCGTCGTCGTGGGCGCCGGCCCGACCGGCGTCGAGATGGCCGGGCAGATCGCGGAGCTCGCGCACCGCGCGCTCGCGGACAGCTTCCGGCACATCGACCCGCGGCACGCGCGCATCGTGCTCGCCGACGCGGCGCCCGCCGTGCTGCCGACGTTCCCGGAGAAGCTCGGGCGCGCCGCGGCCCGGCGGCTCGAGGACCTGGGCGTCGAGGTGATGCTCGACGCGAAGGTCGTGGGCCTCGACGGGACGGGCGTCGACCTCGAGGCCCCGGACGGCTCCCGCAGCCGGGTCGAGGGGCGCTGCACGGTCTGGGCCGCCGGGGTCGCGGCCTCGCCGCTCGGCGCCCGGCTCGCGGAGCAGAGCGGTGCGGAGACCGACCGGGCCGGACGCGTGCGCGTCGAGCCCGACTGCACGCTGCCGGGCCACCCGGAGGTGTTCGTCGTCGGCGACCTCATGGCCCTGGACCTGCCCGGGGTCGCGCAGGTGGCGATGCAGAGCGGCGAGCACGCCGCGGGGCAGATCCGCCGCCGGCTGCGCGGTGAGCCGACCGGGCAGCCGTTCGCGTACCGCGACAAGGGCAGCATGGCGACGGTCTCGCGGTTCCACGCCGTCGCGCAGGTCGGGTCGTTCCAGACCGCCGGGTTCGTCGCGTGGGTGCTGTGGCTGGCCGTGCACCTCGTGTACCTCGTCGGGTTCAAGAACCGGCTCACGACGCTGCTGCACTGGACGGTGAGCTTCGTCGGGCGGGGCCGCTCCGAGCGCACCGCGACGCTGCAGCAGGTGCTCGGACGGCGGGCGCTCGGCGAGCACGAGCGGGCGCTCGGCGACCAGCAGCCCGCGACCACGCCGCGGCCGGGCGGTCCCGGCGCTGCGGGGGAGACGTGA
- a CDS encoding DUF72 domain-containing protein yields the protein MTVHVGTSGWSYDHWEGEVYPPGTPSRDRLGYYVRRFSTVELNASFYRWPRTATFAGWRERLPPGFLMTVKAPRGLTHAKKLYDPEVWIERISAGWHELGDKRAVLLVQTSPLHARDDARLDWFLAHVPPWIRVCVELRHPSWEHEDVLRLLERHGAAYCVMSGAGLPCRLRVTAPFAYVRLHGPDHEHLYAGSYSDDDLRWWADRIREWESAGTEVFAYFNNDGHAHAVRNAETLRRFLTT from the coding sequence ATGACGGTGCACGTCGGTACCTCGGGGTGGAGCTACGACCACTGGGAGGGCGAGGTCTACCCGCCGGGGACCCCGAGCCGCGACCGGCTCGGGTACTACGTCCGGCGGTTCTCGACCGTCGAGCTCAACGCGAGCTTCTACCGCTGGCCGCGGACCGCGACGTTCGCGGGGTGGCGCGAGCGGCTGCCGCCCGGCTTCCTCATGACGGTCAAGGCCCCGCGCGGGCTGACGCACGCGAAGAAGCTGTACGACCCCGAGGTGTGGATCGAGCGCATCTCGGCCGGGTGGCACGAGCTGGGCGACAAGCGCGCGGTGCTGCTCGTGCAGACCTCGCCGCTGCACGCGCGCGACGACGCCCGGCTCGACTGGTTCCTCGCCCACGTCCCGCCGTGGATCCGCGTCTGCGTCGAGCTCCGGCACCCCTCCTGGGAGCACGAGGACGTGCTGCGCCTCCTCGAGCGGCACGGCGCGGCGTACTGCGTGATGAGCGGCGCGGGACTGCCGTGCCGGCTGCGCGTGACCGCGCCGTTCGCGTACGTGCGCCTGCACGGCCCCGACCACGAGCACCTGTACGCCGGCTCCTACTCCGACGACGACCTGCGCTGGTGGGCCGACCGGATCCGGGAGTGGGAGTCCGCGGGTACCGAGGTGTTCGCGTACTTCAACAACGACGGCCACGCGCACGCCGTCCGCAACGCCGAGACCCTGCGGCGCTTCCTCACCACCTGA